A genomic window from Micromonospora sp. WMMA1947 includes:
- a CDS encoding septal ring lytic transglycosylase RlpA family protein — protein sequence MAARHLRTRKFSSPAAIAATAAVGVALAVGGTVGAVRLTSAEPPAEPAVVETLPSTPAPTSASPSPSASASPSASLSPSPKATASPKASRTQAASRSKARTASPSPTAKKTSSPKVVDSGSCGASFYAEGQMTANGETFNPNALTAAHKTLPFNTKVRVTNPANGKSVVVRINDRGPFIEGRCLDLSRAAFATIAATSLGHVDVRYEVLG from the coding sequence GTGGCTGCTAGGCACCTTCGTACCCGCAAGTTCTCCTCGCCCGCCGCCATCGCCGCGACCGCGGCGGTCGGTGTGGCCCTCGCGGTCGGCGGTACCGTCGGCGCCGTGCGGCTCACCTCCGCCGAGCCGCCCGCCGAGCCGGCCGTGGTCGAGACGCTGCCCAGCACGCCCGCCCCCACGTCGGCCTCTCCCTCGCCGAGCGCGTCGGCCTCGCCCAGCGCGAGCCTCAGCCCGTCGCCGAAGGCCACCGCCAGCCCGAAGGCGAGCCGTACGCAGGCGGCCTCCCGGAGCAAGGCCAGGACCGCCTCCCCGTCGCCGACGGCGAAGAAGACGAGCAGCCCGAAGGTCGTGGACAGCGGCTCCTGCGGCGCCTCCTTCTACGCCGAGGGTCAGATGACGGCGAACGGCGAGACGTTCAACCCGAACGCGCTGACCGCCGCGCACAAGACGCTGCCGTTCAACACGAAGGTCCGGGTGACCAACCCGGCCAACGGCAAGTCGGTGGTGGTGCGGATCAACGACCGCGGTCCGTTCATCGAGGGCCGGTGCCTGGACCTGTCCCGCGCCGCGTTCGCGACCATCGCCGCCACGAGCCTCGGTCACGTCGACGTCCGGTACGAGGTGCTCGGCTGA
- a CDS encoding phosphoribosyltransferase family protein, which produces MLNRRLVELFRWVDPGPGSTHLVSDISGWWRDPDVLAQVGPALAGLFPDARPTVVIAPEVTGLLLGPLVAVATGAGFLPAYKDGGERRRVGPTRWADTPSDYRGRQLRVGVDGRRLGPGDRVLLVDDWVDTGAQLDALCQVVADAGAELIGAAALVATCPPEVAGRLRLRALLTGDQLP; this is translated from the coding sequence GTGCTGAACCGTCGCCTGGTCGAGCTGTTCCGGTGGGTCGACCCCGGGCCGGGCAGCACCCACCTGGTCAGTGACATCTCCGGCTGGTGGCGCGACCCCGACGTGCTGGCCCAGGTCGGGCCGGCGCTGGCCGGGCTGTTTCCGGACGCCCGCCCGACCGTCGTGATCGCACCCGAGGTGACCGGGCTGCTGCTCGGCCCGCTCGTCGCGGTCGCCACCGGAGCCGGTTTCCTGCCCGCGTACAAGGACGGTGGCGAGCGACGCCGGGTCGGGCCGACGCGCTGGGCCGACACACCCTCCGACTACCGGGGACGGCAACTGCGGGTCGGCGTGGACGGCCGGCGGCTGGGCCCCGGCGACCGGGTGCTGCTGGTCGACGACTGGGTCGACACCGGCGCGCAACTGGACGCGCTGTGCCAGGTCGTGGCGGACGCCGGGGCCGAACTGATCGGCGCCGCCGCCCTCGTCGCGACCTGCCCGCCCGAGGTCGCCGGGCGGCTGAGGCTGCGTGCCCTGCTCACCGGCGACCAGTTGCCGTGA
- a CDS encoding ASCH domain-containing protein, with the protein MWPRIGGLRALALGTPGELRTRLNTLVLSGVKTATAGLVQEYDEDGEELEYVGERQVLVDDNDQFLAVIEVTGVEVVRFADVPWDFARAEGEGDRSIEEWREGHGAYWARQGTPVTDDTRIVCLRFRLVSTEGSVGT; encoded by the coding sequence ATGTGGCCCCGCATCGGTGGATTGCGCGCACTCGCCCTCGGCACGCCCGGCGAGCTGCGCACCCGGCTCAACACCCTCGTGCTCTCCGGCGTGAAGACCGCCACCGCCGGCCTCGTGCAGGAATACGACGAGGACGGCGAGGAACTGGAGTACGTCGGCGAGCGGCAGGTGCTCGTCGACGACAACGACCAGTTCCTCGCCGTGATCGAGGTGACGGGCGTCGAGGTGGTGCGCTTCGCCGACGTGCCGTGGGACTTCGCCCGCGCCGAGGGCGAGGGCGACCGGTCGATCGAGGAGTGGCGCGAGGGCCACGGCGCCTACTGGGCCCGGCAGGGCACCCCGGTCACCGACGACACCCGGATCGTCTGCCTCCGCTTCCGGCTGGTCTCCACCGAGGGCAGCGTCGGCACCTAG
- a CDS encoding LLM class flavin-dependent oxidoreductase, with protein sequence MSDPGRTLAIMRIGIVILPDQRWSEARRRWAQVDEWGFDHAWTYDHLGWRDLVDGPWFDSWTTLTAAAGVTSRVKLGTLVASPNFRHPAAFARQVTALDDVSDGRVLLGLGAGGIGFDSAVLGGETLPPRQRVDRFAEFTELLDAILREDGTTWRGEWFTAVDARNNPGCVQQPRVPFVVAANGPRSMRLVARFGQGWVTTGLGGDDIEAWWGTVAELSDRMTRTLEQAGRDPATLDRYLSLDSAPVFSLTSADFLAEQVARAARLGFTDVVTHWPRASSWYAGDEAVLVEAAALLPELRRAG encoded by the coding sequence ATGTCCGACCCGGGTCGTACCCTGGCGATCATGCGAATCGGCATCGTGATCCTGCCCGACCAGCGCTGGTCGGAAGCGCGTCGGCGGTGGGCGCAGGTGGACGAGTGGGGCTTCGACCACGCCTGGACCTACGACCACCTGGGCTGGCGTGACCTGGTCGACGGGCCGTGGTTCGACTCGTGGACGACGTTGACCGCGGCGGCCGGCGTGACCTCCCGGGTGAAGCTCGGCACGCTCGTCGCGTCGCCGAACTTCCGGCACCCGGCGGCGTTCGCCCGGCAGGTGACGGCGCTGGATGACGTGTCCGACGGTCGGGTGCTGCTCGGCCTGGGCGCGGGCGGCATCGGCTTCGACTCGGCGGTGCTCGGCGGCGAGACGCTGCCGCCCCGGCAGCGCGTCGACCGGTTCGCCGAGTTCACCGAGCTGCTCGACGCGATCCTGCGGGAGGACGGCACGACCTGGCGCGGGGAGTGGTTCACCGCTGTGGACGCCCGCAACAACCCGGGGTGCGTCCAGCAGCCCCGGGTGCCGTTCGTGGTGGCCGCGAACGGGCCCCGCTCGATGCGGCTGGTCGCCCGGTTCGGGCAGGGCTGGGTCACCACCGGGCTCGGCGGCGACGACATCGAGGCCTGGTGGGGCACTGTGGCGGAGCTGTCCGACCGGATGACGCGGACGCTGGAGCAGGCCGGCCGTGACCCGGCGACGCTCGACCGCTACCTGTCGCTCGACTCGGCTCCGGTGTTCTCGCTGACCAGTGCCGACTTTCTCGCCGAGCAGGTGGCCCGGGCGGCCCGGCTGGGCTTCACCGACGTGGTGACGCACTGGCCCCGGGCCAGCAGCTGGTACGCCGGCGACGAGGCGGTGCTGGTGGAGGCGGCGGCGCTGCTGCCGGAGCTGCGCCGGGCCGGCTAG
- a CDS encoding MerR family transcriptional regulator produces the protein MRLLTIGAFARATGLSAKALRIYDDCGLLPPAAVDPHSGYRYYAPEQADRARLIAGLRRAGMPLAEIRTVCGLPSAAAAEALDAWWRRVSADTAARGRAVALLVDTLSERGTTMSETTFRYATRCETGTVRDSNEDTAYASATLLAVADGVRGPAGAAASTAAVDALHPLEQADAPQADLLAALADAATRADRAVRAHATDADQPATTLTALVRRGTRLALVHVGDSRAYLLRGGELSRLTQDHTYVQTLVDQGRLTPAEAGAHPQRALLARALGAGAEVEADLALRTALPGDRYLLCSDGLSAVVDPGALHAALAEADDPETAVERLVELAYAAGAPDNIACVVADLAA, from the coding sequence GTGCGACTGCTGACCATCGGCGCGTTCGCCCGCGCGACCGGCCTGAGCGCCAAGGCGCTGCGCATCTACGACGACTGCGGGCTGCTGCCCCCGGCCGCGGTGGACCCGCACTCGGGCTACCGCTACTACGCGCCGGAGCAGGCGGACCGGGCGCGGCTGATCGCCGGGCTGCGCCGGGCCGGGATGCCGCTGGCCGAGATCCGTACCGTCTGCGGCCTGCCGTCCGCTGCCGCCGCCGAGGCGCTCGACGCCTGGTGGCGGCGGGTCAGCGCGGACACGGCAGCACGCGGCCGGGCCGTCGCGCTCCTCGTCGACACGCTCAGCGAGAGGGGCACCACCATGTCCGAGACCACCTTCCGGTACGCGACGCGCTGCGAGACCGGCACGGTCCGCGATTCCAACGAGGACACCGCGTACGCGAGCGCCACGCTGCTCGCGGTCGCCGACGGCGTACGCGGTCCGGCCGGTGCCGCCGCGAGCACCGCCGCGGTGGACGCGCTGCACCCGTTGGAGCAGGCCGACGCGCCGCAGGCCGATCTGCTCGCCGCGCTGGCCGACGCGGCGACCCGGGCCGACCGGGCGGTACGCGCGCACGCCACCGACGCCGACCAGCCCGCCACCACGCTCACCGCGCTCGTACGGCGCGGCACCCGGCTCGCGCTCGTGCACGTCGGGGACAGCCGGGCGTACCTGCTGCGCGGCGGCGAGCTGTCCCGGCTCACGCAGGACCACACGTACGTGCAGACGCTCGTCGACCAGGGACGGCTCACCCCGGCCGAGGCCGGGGCGCATCCGCAGCGGGCGCTGCTGGCCCGGGCGCTCGGCGCGGGTGCGGAGGTGGAGGCCGACCTGGCGCTGCGGACCGCGCTGCCCGGCGACCGCTACCTGCTCTGCTCCGACGGTCTCTCCGCCGTGGTGGACCCGGGCGCGCTGCACGCCGCGCTGGCGGAGGCGGACGATCCGGAGACCGCCGTCGAGCGCCTGGTCGAGCTGGCGTACGCGGCCGGCGCGCCGGACAACATCGCCTGCGTGGTCGCCGACCTGGCGGCGTGA
- a CDS encoding NUDIX domain-containing protein: protein MRDEIRALVEELPPGDDLEARHREAALTWLAGTEDIFRRAKPRTPSPHLVAYFLLRDPADGAVLLVDHRLAGMWLPSGGHVEPGEHPADTVRRELREELGVAAVFAPPFGERPAFLTVTETVGPPELRHTDVSLWYVLSAHRDQRFTPDPVEFAGTRWWTPAEVTEAPAGTIEPHLGRMLTKLAAATP, encoded by the coding sequence ATGCGGGACGAGATCCGGGCACTGGTCGAGGAGCTACCACCGGGGGACGATCTGGAGGCGCGGCACCGGGAGGCCGCACTGACCTGGCTGGCCGGCACGGAGGACATCTTCCGCCGGGCCAAGCCGCGTACGCCGTCGCCGCACCTGGTCGCGTACTTCCTGCTCCGCGACCCGGCCGATGGCGCGGTGCTGCTGGTCGACCACCGCCTCGCCGGGATGTGGCTGCCCAGCGGCGGTCACGTCGAGCCGGGCGAGCACCCGGCCGACACGGTGCGCCGCGAGCTGCGGGAGGAACTGGGCGTGGCGGCGGTCTTCGCGCCGCCGTTCGGCGAGCGCCCGGCGTTCCTGACCGTCACCGAGACGGTCGGCCCGCCGGAGCTGCGGCACACCGACGTGAGCCTCTGGTACGTGCTGTCCGCCCACCGCGACCAGCGGTTCACGCCCGATCCGGTGGAGTTCGCCGGCACCCGCTGGTGGACGCCGGCCGAGGTGACCGAGGCGCCGGCCGGCACGATCGAGCCGCACCTGGGCCGGATGCTGACCAAACTGGCGGCAGCGACGCCTTGA
- a CDS encoding LysR substrate-binding domain-containing protein: MLERYEVETFLTLAEELHFGRTAERLRVSTGRVSHVVRKLERRIGAPLFERTSRVVRLTPIGARLAEEMRPLVAGIEAAVQRAVDAGRGLTGELRVAYVGESAAPALLRAVALFTARHPDCEVHVHEAPLASTRSSLVDGTIDVLIASYPFDGMANGPVLLRERRVLAVAAGHPLAAEESVSLEVLGDHPVVQYPAVTSAAFKQDRTPDRTPAGRPVPKGPVGGSFSEMLALVALGRGVLPVGEQTRQFYARPDVAYVPIHDAPPICRGPVWPAGNTTSRVREFVRAAADANPLPED, encoded by the coding sequence GTGCTGGAGCGGTACGAGGTCGAGACGTTCCTGACCCTGGCCGAGGAGCTGCACTTCGGGCGGACCGCCGAGCGGCTGCGGGTGAGCACCGGGCGGGTCAGCCACGTGGTGCGCAAGCTGGAACGCCGGATCGGCGCGCCGCTGTTCGAGCGCACCAGCCGGGTCGTCCGGCTCACCCCGATCGGCGCCCGCCTGGCCGAGGAGATGCGCCCGCTGGTGGCTGGCATCGAGGCGGCGGTCCAGCGGGCCGTCGACGCCGGTCGCGGGCTCACCGGCGAGCTGCGGGTGGCGTACGTCGGTGAGTCGGCAGCCCCGGCGCTGCTGCGCGCGGTGGCCCTGTTCACCGCGCGTCACCCGGACTGCGAGGTGCACGTGCACGAGGCGCCGCTGGCCAGCACCCGGTCGAGCCTGGTGGACGGCACCATCGACGTGCTGATCGCCTCGTACCCCTTCGACGGCATGGCGAACGGCCCGGTGCTGCTGCGCGAGCGCCGGGTGCTCGCGGTGGCCGCGGGCCATCCGCTCGCGGCCGAGGAGTCGGTGTCCCTGGAGGTGCTGGGCGACCATCCGGTGGTGCAGTACCCGGCGGTGACGTCGGCCGCGTTCAAGCAGGACCGCACGCCGGACCGCACGCCCGCGGGCCGGCCGGTGCCGAAGGGGCCGGTGGGCGGCAGCTTCTCCGAGATGCTGGCGCTCGTCGCGCTGGGCCGGGGGGTGCTGCCGGTGGGCGAGCAGACCCGCCAGTTCTACGCCCGCCCCGACGTGGCCTACGTGCCGATCCACGACGCGCCGCCGATCTGTCGCGGTCCGGTGTGGCCGGCCGGGAATACCACGTCCCGGGTACGCGAGTTCGTCCGCGCGGCTGCCGACGCCAACCCGCTGCCGGAGGACTGA
- a CDS encoding VOC family protein — MQNHLVTVTGFDHLVLSVSDVERSLDFYCGTLGLAPVRVDRWRAGEVPFPSVRVDAGTIIDLLRGGSDQSNVDHFCLVVEPVDWQRVIDSGVFTVLTGPVPRFGARGTATSIYVSDPDGNTIELRCYPAGA, encoded by the coding sequence ATGCAGAACCATCTCGTGACGGTGACCGGGTTCGACCACCTCGTGCTTTCGGTGAGCGACGTCGAGCGCTCCCTCGACTTCTACTGCGGCACGCTCGGCCTGGCCCCGGTGCGGGTCGACAGGTGGCGGGCCGGCGAGGTGCCCTTCCCGTCCGTACGTGTCGACGCCGGCACCATCATCGACCTTCTACGCGGCGGCTCGGACCAGTCCAACGTGGATCACTTCTGCCTCGTGGTGGAGCCGGTCGACTGGCAGCGGGTGATCGACTCCGGGGTGTTCACCGTGCTGACCGGCCCGGTACCGCGCTTCGGGGCGCGCGGCACAGCCACCTCGATCTACGTCAGCGACCCGGACGGCAACACAATCGAACTGCGCTGCTACCCGGCCGGCGCCTAG
- a CDS encoding GNAT family N-acetyltransferase → MPQLERLAAHHAPAVLRFERENRAYFARYVPDRGDDFFTGYAARHAALLDEQERGTCHFHVLVGDHGTVLGRFNLVDVADGSAELGYRVAERAAGRGLASEGVRRVCELARTEYGLRRLVASAALANPASLAVLRRAGFVPDGPVVLAAEPGLRHVLDLRAPYAAASP, encoded by the coding sequence ATGCCGCAGCTGGAACGACTCGCCGCCCACCACGCGCCCGCCGTACTGCGGTTCGAGCGGGAGAACCGGGCCTACTTCGCCCGGTACGTCCCCGACCGGGGCGACGACTTCTTCACCGGGTACGCCGCCCGGCACGCGGCCCTGCTGGACGAGCAGGAACGCGGCACCTGCCACTTCCACGTGCTGGTCGGCGACCACGGCACCGTGCTCGGCCGGTTCAACCTGGTCGACGTCGCAGACGGCAGCGCCGAGCTGGGCTACCGGGTGGCCGAACGCGCCGCCGGGCGCGGGCTCGCGAGTGAAGGAGTACGGCGCGTCTGCGAACTGGCCCGCACCGAGTACGGGCTGCGCCGGCTGGTCGCCTCGGCGGCGCTGGCGAACCCGGCCTCGCTGGCGGTGCTCCGGCGTGCCGGATTCGTACCCGACGGTCCGGTGGTGCTGGCCGCGGAGCCCGGCCTGCGGCACGTCCTCGACCTCCGCGCGCCCTACGCGGCCGCGTCCCCGTAG
- a CDS encoding dihydrofolate reductase family protein: protein MGKLIVTEFLTVDGVAQAPGEPDEDREGGFSHGGWQMPLLDDASGAVMFQQASSMDALLLGRKTYDIFAGYWPKAPADIPFTGLLNGVPKYVVSRTLTEPLAWANSSLVSGDLAERVTEMKARHDEVHVIGSLDLAQSLLRAGLVDRLNLWVYPVVLGTGKRLFGEGTVPTALRLTESVTHAHGTLQLTYEPAGAPTYGDAAA, encoded by the coding sequence ATGGGCAAGCTGATCGTGACCGAGTTCCTGACCGTTGACGGCGTGGCGCAGGCGCCCGGCGAGCCCGACGAGGACCGCGAGGGCGGCTTCAGCCACGGCGGATGGCAGATGCCACTGCTCGACGACGCGTCCGGCGCGGTGATGTTCCAGCAGGCGAGCAGCATGGACGCGCTGCTGCTGGGCCGCAAGACGTACGACATCTTCGCCGGCTACTGGCCGAAGGCGCCCGCGGACATCCCCTTCACCGGCCTGCTCAACGGCGTGCCGAAGTACGTGGTCAGCCGTACCCTCACCGAGCCGCTGGCCTGGGCGAACTCGTCGCTGGTGTCCGGTGACCTCGCCGAGCGCGTCACCGAGATGAAGGCCCGCCACGACGAGGTGCACGTGATCGGCAGCTTGGACCTGGCGCAGTCGCTGCTGCGCGCCGGTCTCGTGGACCGGCTCAACCTGTGGGTGTACCCGGTGGTGCTCGGCACCGGCAAGCGGCTGTTCGGCGAGGGGACGGTGCCGACCGCGCTGCGGCTCACCGAGTCGGTCACCCACGCCCACGGCACGCTCCAGCTGACGTACGAGCCGGCCGGCGCTCCCACCTACGGGGACGCGGCCGCGTAG
- a CDS encoding zinc metalloprotease, which produces MGLRPNLLTRRTAGVATSTLALLLSTAAVGVVPAASAFSAAPADVCAEPADAHADEHSNARVAKGGNAKLDPNHLTAKQVQDREADLAAAQRERANFRTGAVTPLATVTIPVVVHVIQENSTRAGGNITDSMINQQITVLNQAYAGSTGGAATAFGFQLTKINRVTNPSWYPIVQGSSAERSMKTSLRVGGKNTLNIYLGELSDSLLGWATFPKRTLDKMDGVVVLNESLPGGTATNYNQGDTGTHEVGHWLNLYHTFQGGCSGSGDSVSDTPAEASPAYQCPTGRDTCSTAGKDPITNFMDYTYDSCMYQFTAGQASRMLTAWNAYRAA; this is translated from the coding sequence ATGGGACTTCGTCCCAACCTGCTGACCCGGCGTACCGCCGGTGTCGCGACGTCGACCCTCGCGCTGCTGCTCAGCACCGCCGCCGTCGGCGTCGTCCCCGCTGCTTCGGCCTTCTCGGCCGCCCCGGCCGACGTGTGTGCCGAGCCTGCTGACGCCCACGCCGACGAGCACTCGAACGCGCGCGTCGCCAAGGGTGGCAACGCCAAGCTCGACCCCAACCACCTGACCGCCAAGCAGGTCCAGGACCGGGAGGCCGACCTCGCCGCCGCGCAGCGCGAGCGCGCCAACTTCCGGACCGGCGCCGTCACCCCGCTGGCCACCGTGACGATCCCGGTCGTCGTGCACGTCATCCAGGAGAACAGCACCCGGGCCGGCGGCAACATCACCGACTCGATGATCAACCAGCAGATCACCGTGCTGAACCAGGCGTACGCGGGCTCGACCGGCGGCGCCGCCACCGCCTTCGGGTTCCAGCTCACGAAGATCAACCGGGTGACGAACCCGTCGTGGTACCCGATCGTGCAGGGCTCCTCCGCCGAGCGTTCAATGAAGACGTCGCTGCGTGTGGGCGGCAAGAACACGCTGAACATCTACCTCGGCGAGCTGAGCGACAGCCTGCTGGGCTGGGCGACGTTCCCGAAGCGCACGCTGGACAAGATGGACGGCGTGGTGGTGCTGAACGAGTCGCTGCCCGGCGGCACCGCGACCAACTACAACCAGGGTGACACCGGCACCCACGAGGTCGGCCACTGGCTGAACCTCTACCACACCTTCCAGGGCGGCTGCTCCGGCTCGGGCGACAGCGTCTCCGACACCCCGGCCGAGGCGTCGCCGGCGTACCAGTGCCCGACCGGCCGCGACACCTGCTCGACCGCCGGCAAGGACCCGATCACCAACTTCATGGACTACACGTACGACTCCTGCATGTACCAGTTCACCGCCGGCCAGGCGAGCCGCATGCTCACCGCGTGGAACGCCTACCGCGCAGCCTGA
- a CDS encoding pyridoxamine 5'-phosphate oxidase family protein — translation MASWSEFAADEPRLADEIRLLMQQYGPGFGYLATVRADGGPRVHPVSPVITADGLWCFVIDSPKRRDLERDGRYALHSFPPEESDDEAYIAGRARPVTDPATVTRLARIARASPRGDWRLFEFTVEVAMLTRRDPVAQPGAAPPQVRVWLDPRGDAPARRDPLAAEGRRGRHGFDTRRPAA, via the coding sequence ATGGCTTCCTGGTCCGAATTCGCCGCCGACGAGCCCCGCCTCGCCGACGAGATCCGCCTCCTGATGCAGCAGTACGGGCCGGGCTTCGGCTACCTCGCCACGGTCCGCGCCGACGGCGGCCCCCGAGTCCATCCGGTCTCTCCGGTGATCACCGCCGACGGGCTCTGGTGCTTCGTCATCGACTCACCGAAGCGCCGCGACCTCGAACGCGACGGTCGCTACGCGCTGCACTCGTTCCCGCCGGAGGAGAGCGACGACGAGGCGTACATCGCGGGGCGCGCGCGGCCGGTGACCGACCCGGCCACGGTGACGCGGCTGGCCCGGATCGCCCGCGCGTCGCCGCGGGGCGACTGGCGGCTGTTCGAGTTCACGGTCGAGGTGGCGATGCTGACCCGGCGCGACCCGGTGGCCCAGCCCGGCGCCGCCCCGCCGCAGGTCCGGGTGTGGCTCGACCCGCGCGGCGACGCGCCGGCCCGGCGCGACCCGCTCGCCGCCGAGGGCCGGCGGGGCCGGCACGGCTTCGACACCCGCCGCCCGGCCGCCTGA
- the dcd gene encoding dCTP deaminase yields the protein MLLSDRDLVSEIKAGTLALEPFEPTLVQPSSIDVRLDRLFRVFNNHLYTHIDPSIQQDDLTSMVEVPEGQPFVLHPGEFVLASTLEVISLGDQLAGRLEGKSSLGRLGLLTHSTAGFIDPGFSGHVTLELSNVANLPITLWPGMKIGQLCIFRLSSPAEHPYGSAVYGSRYQGQRGPTPSRSWQNWRTWPTR from the coding sequence ATGCTGCTCTCCGACCGCGACCTGGTCTCCGAGATCAAGGCCGGCACGCTCGCACTGGAGCCCTTCGAGCCCACGCTGGTGCAGCCGTCGAGCATCGACGTACGCCTGGACCGGCTGTTCCGGGTCTTCAACAACCACCTCTACACGCACATCGACCCGTCGATCCAGCAGGACGACCTGACTTCGATGGTGGAGGTGCCGGAGGGGCAGCCGTTCGTGCTGCACCCGGGCGAGTTCGTGCTCGCCTCCACGCTCGAGGTGATCTCGCTCGGTGACCAGCTCGCCGGCCGGCTGGAGGGCAAGTCGAGCCTGGGGCGGCTGGGGCTGCTGACGCACTCGACCGCCGGCTTCATCGACCCGGGCTTCTCCGGCCACGTCACGCTGGAGCTGTCGAACGTGGCGAACCTGCCGATCACGCTCTGGCCGGGCATGAAGATCGGCCAGCTCTGCATCTTCCGGCTCTCCTCGCCGGCCGAGCACCCGTACGGTTCGGCCGTCTACGGCTCGCGTTACCAGGGGCAGCGCGGACCGACGCCGAGCCGGTCCTGGCAGAACTGGCGTACCTGGCCGACGCGCTGA